From Zavarzinella sp., one genomic window encodes:
- the nadD gene encoding nicotinate-nucleotide adenylyltransferase, translating to MQIGILGGTFDPVHFGHLLMAEQALEQAQLDQVWLMPSARPPHKLDAVISSFDRRVEMLEFAIAGLEKQFRVSTVEAEMTGPSYTYATLEKLCTMHPEHSWHLIIGQDSLNEFPTWREPAKILTMAQLLVVARPGQETISPEELVTKIGLPPESQRSIQWIQMPLVEFSSTDLRNRARLGKSLRFQTPHAVAVYIREKKLYLK from the coding sequence ATGCAAATTGGAATACTCGGTGGTACGTTTGATCCGGTGCATTTTGGCCACCTGTTGATGGCCGAACAGGCATTGGAACAGGCACAACTGGATCAGGTATGGCTGATGCCCAGTGCCAGGCCACCCCACAAACTGGATGCGGTGATCAGTTCTTTTGATCGGCGGGTCGAAATGCTGGAATTTGCGATTGCGGGACTGGAAAAACAGTTTCGCGTCAGCACGGTCGAAGCGGAAATGACCGGCCCCAGCTATACTTACGCCACGTTGGAAAAACTGTGTACGATGCATCCTGAACATTCCTGGCACCTGATTATTGGTCAGGATAGCCTGAATGAGTTCCCTACTTGGCGGGAACCTGCCAAAATCTTAACGATGGCCCAGTTGCTGGTGGTGGCGCGTCCGGGTCAGGAGACAATTTCACCAGAAGAACTGGTGACCAAAATCGGTCTCCCACCGGAAAGCCAGCGAAGCATTCAGTGGATCCAGATGCCATTGGTGGAATTTTCGAGCACCGACTTGCGAAATCGTGCCCGCCTGGGGAAATCGTTGCGATTTCAGACCCCCCACGCCGTCGCGGTGTATATTCGCGAAAAAAAACTGTATCTGAAGTGA
- the solA gene encoding N-methyl-L-tryptophan oxidase, with amino-acid sequence MGKQVAEIAVVGGGIMGSAIAWQLAQAGLRPVVFEQYTSGHQMGSSHGASRVIRTAYFEHPTYVPMVQHAFQQWERLQQETGQLLLTHSPCINIGQSDGALVAGVMASAKQHQLAIEQLAAPDLMQRFPQFHIPDDFCGVLEHRAGILHVENCLNVLQAKATQAGATFVENAVLKQILPTDNGFELHFQDGSTCISPQLVVCAGAWLRGLMRQLGSSLPLTVMRQTMHWFLDFPLGNYQPDQFPIFLVDSPQGIYYGMPMIDELGVKVAQHYGAPELLAPPDDRHGMPDDASTTINFLQQWLPGISGKPHLSKVCLYTLTPDRHFLIDHHPDWPNLIVAGGFSGHGFKFAPTIGKMVLEMVQHRSPTWDRDLFCWR; translated from the coding sequence ATGGGGAAGCAGGTTGCAGAAATTGCGGTCGTCGGTGGGGGCATCATGGGCAGTGCCATTGCCTGGCAACTGGCTCAGGCTGGTTTGCGCCCTGTAGTTTTCGAGCAATACACTTCTGGCCACCAGATGGGCAGCTCTCACGGTGCCAGCAGGGTCATTCGAACTGCCTACTTTGAACACCCCACCTACGTGCCGATGGTGCAGCACGCTTTTCAGCAGTGGGAAAGACTGCAACAGGAAACTGGGCAATTACTTCTTACCCACAGTCCATGCATTAACATTGGCCAATCGGATGGTGCCCTGGTTGCGGGTGTCATGGCTTCTGCCAAACAACATCAACTTGCAATAGAACAGCTTGCAGCACCGGATTTGATGCAGCGTTTCCCACAATTTCACATCCCGGATGATTTTTGTGGCGTACTGGAGCACCGTGCGGGCATTCTGCATGTCGAAAATTGCCTGAATGTGCTGCAAGCCAAAGCAACCCAGGCCGGGGCCACGTTTGTCGAAAACGCAGTTCTCAAGCAGATTCTGCCTACAGACAATGGGTTTGAACTGCATTTTCAGGATGGCAGCACCTGCATTTCACCCCAGCTAGTTGTGTGTGCGGGTGCCTGGCTGCGGGGACTGATGCGGCAACTTGGCAGCAGTCTTCCACTGACGGTAATGCGGCAAACGATGCACTGGTTTCTGGATTTTCCCTTGGGTAATTATCAGCCAGATCAGTTTCCGATTTTCCTGGTGGATAGCCCACAGGGAATCTATTATGGTATGCCGATGATTGATGAACTTGGTGTGAAGGTGGCACAGCACTACGGAGCACCGGAACTGTTGGCACCACCTGATGATCGGCATGGAATGCCTGATGATGCCAGCACAACGATCAACTTTTTGCAGCAGTGGTTGCCGGGGATCAGTGGAAAGCCCCACCTAAGTAAGGTGTGCTTATATACGCTGACACCGGATCGGCATTTTCTGATTGATCACCATCCGGACTGGCCCAACTTGATTGTTGCGGGTGGCTTTTCAGGACATGGTTTTAAATTCGCACCCACGATCGGCAAAATGGTGCTGGAAATGGTACAGCACCGTTCCCCAACGTGGGATCGTGATCTGTTTTGCTGGCGTTGA
- a CDS encoding sugar phosphate isomerase/epimerase, with protein sequence MKLGYVTALFPEWTLEEHLSFAARTGYQCVEVMCWPVGKAERRYAGVTHIDVATLSEARIRSIQRSCIATGVSISGLGYYPNPLDPDPQVRADAAQHIIKVIEAAAALQIGVVNTFIGRDPSRMVDDQWQEMLDLWGPIVDFASKHQVKIGIENCPMLFSRDEWPGGKNLATTPAIWRKLFNSFPGRTLGLNFDPSHLVFQHIDYLRCIREFGERFYHVHAKDTRIDPDRIYEVGSMGLKWYTPKIPGLGDVQWGRFFSELTDTGYQGAVCVEVEDRVFEATLESRKQSLVQSYRYLHQFFA encoded by the coding sequence ATGAAATTAGGTTATGTCACCGCACTTTTCCCGGAATGGACTTTAGAAGAACATCTTTCGTTTGCGGCACGCACTGGCTACCAGTGTGTGGAAGTAATGTGCTGGCCGGTGGGAAAGGCCGAACGACGCTACGCGGGGGTGACCCACATCGATGTAGCAACCCTTTCCGAAGCCAGAATCCGCAGCATCCAACGCTCGTGCATTGCCACGGGGGTTTCGATATCTGGCCTGGGATACTACCCCAACCCACTCGACCCAGACCCCCAGGTGCGTGCGGATGCTGCCCAGCACATCATCAAAGTGATTGAAGCCGCTGCGGCACTGCAAATTGGTGTGGTGAACACCTTCATTGGGCGTGATCCCAGCCGGATGGTGGACGATCAGTGGCAGGAAATGCTCGATCTGTGGGGGCCAATTGTGGATTTTGCCAGCAAGCACCAGGTAAAAATTGGCATCGAAAACTGCCCGATGCTCTTTTCCCGCGATGAATGGCCAGGTGGTAAGAATCTGGCCACCACGCCAGCGATCTGGAGAAAGCTCTTTAACTCCTTTCCTGGTAGAACGTTAGGACTGAATTTTGACCCATCCCACCTGGTGTTTCAGCATATCGATTACCTGCGGTGCATTCGTGAATTCGGCGAACGCTTCTACCACGTGCACGCGAAGGATACCCGCATTGATCCCGACCGGATTTATGAAGTGGGTTCGATGGGGCTGAAGTGGTACACGCCCAAAATCCCTGGTCTGGGCGATGTTCAGTGGGGCCGGTTTTTCAGCGAGTTAACCGATACAGGCTACCAGGGTGCCGTGTGCGTCGAGGTGGAAGACCGGGTGTTTGAAGCTACGCTGGAAAGCAGAAAACAATCGCTGGTACAAAGTTATCGGTACCTGCATCAGTTTTTTGCGTAA
- the rsmH gene encoding 16S rRNA (cytosine(1402)-N(4))-methyltransferase RsmH codes for MSPDRIHHVSVMVETALDLLDLQLGETWVDATTGVGGHTMALAERVGPHGKVIAVDQDVTMLMVAKQRLAHYPQVHFVQANFDQLPEILHRQELTEIDGLFADLGFCSDQLADPNRGMSFLKDGPLDMRLDKSIGKTAADIVAEENEQEIARILWEYGEERKSRRIARKIVEVRRQKPIRTTLELAQLVRTCVPKEPGRSFDPATRTFQALRIAVNDELGSLERLLACLPQWIKENGRVGMISFHSLEDRAVKHAFRNREFWESMTPKPISATEDEVRSNPRSRSAKLRVARRKGCLTS; via the coding sequence ATGTCTCCAGATCGAATCCATCATGTTTCGGTAATGGTCGAAACAGCGTTAGATTTACTCGACCTCCAACTGGGTGAAACCTGGGTGGATGCCACCACAGGGGTCGGTGGGCACACAATGGCACTTGCTGAACGGGTTGGCCCGCACGGAAAAGTGATTGCCGTGGATCAGGATGTCACCATGCTGATGGTGGCAAAACAACGCCTGGCACACTACCCACAGGTGCATTTTGTGCAGGCAAACTTCGATCAGTTGCCGGAAATCCTGCATCGACAGGAACTTACGGAAATTGACGGTTTATTTGCCGACCTTGGGTTCTGTTCGGATCAACTGGCAGACCCGAACCGTGGGATGAGTTTTTTGAAAGATGGCCCATTGGATATGCGGCTGGATAAAAGTATCGGCAAAACTGCTGCAGATATTGTGGCAGAAGAAAATGAACAGGAAATCGCCCGTATTTTGTGGGAATATGGCGAAGAGCGGAAAAGCAGGCGAATTGCCAGAAAAATTGTGGAGGTGCGACGGCAAAAACCGATCCGCACCACCCTGGAACTGGCACAATTAGTCCGAACTTGTGTGCCCAAAGAACCTGGCAGGTCGTTTGACCCAGCCACCAGGACTTTTCAGGCATTGCGGATTGCCGTGAACGATGAATTAGGCTCGCTGGAGCGTTTACTCGCCTGCCTGCCACAGTGGATCAAGGAAAATGGCCGCGTGGGAATGATCAGTTTTCATTCTCTGGAAGATCGTGCGGTCAAACATGCATTCAGAAATCGGGAATTCTGGGAATCAATGACTCCCAAACCGATCAGTGCAACTGAGGATGAAGTTCGTAGCAACCCACGTTCGCGCAGTGCGAAATTGCGGGTGGCAAGGAGAAAAGGATGTCTGACCTCTTAA
- a CDS encoding protocatechuate 3,4-dioxygenase, producing MNSFRVLQDRRQLIRSAAVLGAAWFVPGAFAEELLRTAALTEGPFYPDKLPLDTDNDLLNINDGSTPALGTVTHLTGKVMTQAGTPLRNAVVEIWQCDNNGAYLHSGSDNGMKRDKNFQGYGRFLTNSKGEYYFRTIKPVPYPGRTPHIHFIVKQGTKRLLTTQMLIKGDPGNERDGLFRQIRDAKLRETLLVDFKPIKESRIGELAANFDIVVGVTPDEKKLPPKRG from the coding sequence ATGAACAGTTTTCGTGTATTACAGGATCGTCGTCAGTTGATTCGAAGTGCGGCTGTGCTGGGTGCAGCCTGGTTTGTGCCGGGTGCATTTGCAGAAGAGCTATTACGCACTGCAGCGTTGACGGAGGGGCCGTTTTATCCAGATAAATTACCCCTGGATACGGATAACGACCTGTTGAACATCAACGATGGATCAACACCGGCCTTGGGCACAGTGACCCACCTTACTGGGAAGGTAATGACGCAGGCTGGCACCCCACTGAGAAACGCTGTGGTGGAAATCTGGCAGTGCGACAACAACGGTGCCTACCTGCATAGTGGTTCGGACAATGGCATGAAGCGGGACAAGAACTTCCAGGGCTATGGCCGGTTTCTGACCAACAGTAAGGGGGAATATTACTTCCGCACCATTAAGCCAGTGCCATATCCGGGCCGCACCCCGCACATTCACTTTATTGTGAAGCAGGGAACGAAGCGGCTGTTAACTACGCAGATGCTGATTAAGGGCGATCCCGGAAATGAGCGAGATGGTTTATTCCGCCAGATCCGCGATGCCAAATTACGCGAAACGCTGCTGGTTGATTTTAAACCGATCAAAGAATCGCGAATTGGTGAGTTGGCAGCCAATTTTGATATCGTGGTGGGCGTGACACCAGATGAGAAGAAACTCCCACCGAAGCGTGGGTAG
- a CDS encoding PQQ-binding-like beta-propeller repeat protein has product MKHFWLFALFSTLCLGTTLPAADWLRFRGPNGSGVAPDATPTPSKWSPTSNLAWKLKLPGPGSSCPIVVGDKVFVTCWSGYGTSRTETDQKLLKRHLVCVNKSTGKIDWDVSEPAELPEDRYGGMFAEHGYASHTPVSDGKAVYVFYGKSGVFAYDLAGKKLWNTKVGSGLDGRNWGSSSSPVLFKDLVIVPACAESQSLVALEKSNGKKKWEAKASGFASTWGTPVIVGEDTDNPQIVIGVPYEIWAFNPENGKLRWYAGGLPTDSYCSSVVSDGTVVYGFEGRSGGAIAIKAGGKGDVSQSGLLWKSSDRNRICTPIVVDKRIYYVSSRTAYCVDAKTGKNIYSERLSGGGTGGRPTAGGRGGQDYGSPVAADGKLYFITRSGDAYVLKLGDDFEQLAVNRVTTDTEDFSATPAIADGKIYIRSSAHLYCVAEKK; this is encoded by the coding sequence ATGAAACATTTCTGGCTTTTCGCACTCTTCTCCACATTGTGCCTGGGCACCACTTTACCTGCTGCCGACTGGTTGCGTTTTCGTGGACCGAACGGTTCTGGCGTGGCACCCGATGCCACACCCACCCCAAGTAAGTGGAGCCCCACCAGTAACCTGGCCTGGAAGTTGAAATTGCCTGGCCCAGGTTCATCCTGCCCCATCGTGGTGGGCGACAAAGTATTTGTAACCTGTTGGTCGGGTTATGGCACCTCCCGCACGGAAACCGATCAGAAATTGCTGAAACGCCACCTGGTGTGCGTCAACAAATCGACGGGCAAAATCGATTGGGATGTCAGTGAACCTGCCGAACTGCCTGAAGACCGCTACGGTGGGATGTTTGCAGAACATGGTTATGCCTCCCACACACCGGTTTCGGATGGAAAAGCTGTCTACGTGTTTTACGGCAAATCTGGCGTCTTTGCTTACGATTTGGCAGGTAAAAAACTGTGGAACACCAAAGTGGGCTCTGGTCTCGATGGCCGCAATTGGGGTTCTTCTTCCAGTCCTGTGCTGTTCAAAGACCTGGTTATTGTTCCCGCCTGTGCGGAAAGCCAATCTCTCGTGGCACTGGAAAAATCCAACGGCAAGAAAAAGTGGGAAGCCAAAGCAAGTGGTTTTGCCAGCACCTGGGGAACACCAGTGATTGTGGGTGAAGATACCGACAACCCACAGATTGTGATTGGTGTGCCTTACGAAATCTGGGCGTTTAATCCGGAAAATGGCAAGTTACGCTGGTATGCTGGTGGTTTACCCACCGATTCTTACTGTTCCAGCGTGGTTTCCGATGGCACAGTCGTCTATGGCTTTGAAGGCCGCTCTGGTGGTGCCATTGCGATTAAAGCAGGTGGCAAAGGGGATGTTTCTCAAAGTGGGCTTTTATGGAAATCCAGCGACCGAAACCGCATTTGTACCCCTATCGTCGTTGACAAACGCATCTATTATGTTTCCAGCCGCACCGCATATTGCGTGGATGCCAAAACCGGCAAGAATATTTACTCCGAACGTCTCAGTGGTGGTGGCACTGGTGGACGACCCACAGCAGGTGGGCGTGGGGGTCAGGATTATGGTTCACCCGTTGCAGCAGATGGCAAATTGTACTTTATCACCCGCTCTGGCGATGCATACGTGCTGAAACTGGGCGACGATTTCGAACAACTTGCTGTCAACCGTGTTACTACAGATACCGAAGATTTCAGTGCCACACCCGCCATTGCGGATGGTAAAATTTATATTCGTTCCAGTGCCCACCTTTATTGTGTGGCAGAAAAGAAGTAA
- a CDS encoding DUF4190 domain-containing protein, whose translation MAKVRGYGDGDYDDDEYDDLPPRRRRRYDDYDDDDYDDYDDRPRRSLQPHRGAIILVFGLLGFLICGFFGIAAWIMGKNDLAEMKQGRMDPDGKGLTLAGYILGSICVIMNVLVIIAVVAVILLDKAAN comes from the coding sequence ATGGCAAAAGTACGTGGCTACGGTGATGGTGATTACGACGACGATGAATATGACGATTTGCCCCCACGTCGAAGGCGAAGATATGACGACTATGATGATGATGACTACGACGACTACGATGATCGCCCACGAAGGAGTCTGCAACCCCACCGTGGAGCGATCATTCTGGTATTTGGTCTGCTTGGATTTCTAATCTGTGGTTTTTTTGGTATTGCTGCCTGGATTATGGGCAAAAATGATCTTGCTGAAATGAAACAGGGTCGAATGGATCCTGATGGTAAGGGTCTTACTCTAGCAGGCTACATTCTTGGCAGTATATGCGTGATTATGAATGTGCTTGTAATCATTGCAGTGGTAGCCGTGATCTTGCTCGACAAAGCAGCCAATTAA
- a CDS encoding polymer-forming cytoskeletal protein → MLPKFAILTLLLTTPCIFGQDLRLNGRIIGKVESGGDIRLDGKIVGKFESNGYIRVRGKLTGKIESNGYIRKDGRLVGKLENNGDVRVDGRIVGKVEDNGDIRKNGRIIGQAKGVEKSYAAALFFFGFFEGVLNK, encoded by the coding sequence ATGTTACCCAAGTTTGCAATATTGACACTGCTTTTGACTACCCCATGCATATTTGGACAAGACCTGCGACTGAATGGGCGGATTATTGGCAAAGTAGAATCGGGTGGGGATATCCGCCTAGATGGGAAGATTGTGGGCAAATTTGAATCGAACGGTTACATCAGGGTGCGTGGCAAGCTCACCGGAAAAATTGAATCGAACGGCTATATCCGGAAGGATGGCCGATTAGTGGGCAAATTAGAAAATAATGGCGACGTTCGAGTGGATGGCAGAATTGTTGGCAAAGTGGAAGATAATGGCGATATCCGGAAAAATGGTCGAATCATCGGTCAGGCGAAAGGTGTGGAAAAGTCCTATGCAGCCGCACTTTTCTTCTTTGGGTTCTTTGAGGGAGTTCTGAACAAGTAA
- a CDS encoding DUF1805 domain-containing protein produces the protein MSLSRLVFRQQVLQTPHGAVLGSSYRWPGGQYCAIHTDRGIIACGLYDCAVATRFGMILAIARGTPELPLKEPEDLFQSVIVEVSADAHERGITTGMTGLQALEKLLADE, from the coding sequence ATGAGTTTATCCCGGCTCGTGTTTCGCCAGCAGGTACTGCAGACCCCACATGGGGCAGTGTTGGGTAGCAGTTATCGCTGGCCAGGTGGGCAATATTGTGCCATCCATACCGATCGAGGAATCATCGCCTGTGGCTTGTACGATTGTGCCGTTGCAACCCGCTTTGGTATGATCCTGGCAATTGCCCGCGGTACTCCAGAACTGCCACTGAAAGAACCAGAGGACCTTTTTCAGTCGGTGATTGTCGAAGTGAGCGCTGACGCCCACGAACGTGGGATTACAACGGGGATGACTGGCCTGCAAGCGCTGGAAAAACTACTTGCCGATGAATGA
- a CDS encoding HD domain-containing protein, which translates to MADARLRHAIAFEAARLMYERTETEYFNAKRKAARIICRGNVKPSDLPKNAEIRDLILHLATLHEGESRQDRLRDMRFHALQMMHLLRLFKPRLIGSVLTGHIRKGSDIDLHLFSDSVEAITAILEDQCLPYEVERKEIRKNNETRIFTHIHVRDRFPVELTVYAEDLCHFVFKSSITGKAIERVSIRELEEFLSKEYEGVDVQDELENQAHEVDRFLLFQMLLQSLENVKQNPKYHPEGDVLYHSQQVFELARRERPWDEEFLLAALLHDVGKGIDPGDHVNAGLEALDGLITERTAWLIAHHMDALAIKDGSLGIKARKRLEEHDDFEDLMLLRECDTNGRIPGRPVDSLENMLNCLRQLEQELGG; encoded by the coding sequence ATGGCAGATGCCCGTTTGCGGCATGCAATCGCTTTTGAAGCCGCCAGGCTGATGTACGAGCGAACCGAAACAGAATACTTTAACGCGAAACGCAAGGCAGCCCGAATCATTTGTCGGGGCAACGTCAAACCATCCGATTTACCAAAGAATGCCGAAATTCGGGATTTGATCCTGCATCTGGCCACGCTGCATGAGGGTGAATCGAGACAGGACCGACTTCGCGACATGCGTTTTCACGCACTGCAGATGATGCACCTGTTGCGGTTATTTAAGCCGCGTCTGATCGGCAGCGTCCTGACGGGGCATATCCGAAAAGGATCGGATATTGATCTGCACCTTTTTTCCGATTCCGTTGAAGCAATCACCGCGATTCTAGAAGATCAGTGCCTCCCTTACGAGGTGGAGCGAAAGGAAATTCGCAAGAACAACGAAACGCGAATCTTTACTCACATCCATGTCCGCGATCGCTTTCCGGTGGAACTGACTGTATACGCCGAGGATCTCTGCCACTTTGTCTTTAAAAGCTCGATCACTGGCAAAGCAATCGAACGTGTCAGCATCCGAGAACTTGAGGAGTTTCTAAGTAAGGAATACGAAGGGGTTGATGTGCAGGATGAATTGGAGAATCAGGCACATGAGGTCGATCGGTTTCTGCTGTTCCAGATGCTACTTCAATCGCTGGAAAATGTGAAGCAAAACCCGAAATATCACCCGGAGGGTGATGTTCTGTACCATTCCCAGCAGGTATTTGAACTGGCCCGCCGCGAAAGACCCTGGGATGAAGAGTTCCTGCTGGCAGCCCTGCTGCACGATGTGGGCAAAGGGATCGACCCTGGAGACCACGTTAACGCTGGTCTGGAAGCACTGGACGGGTTGATTACCGAACGGACAGCCTGGTTGATTGCGCACCACATGGACGCACTGGCCATAAAAGATGGGTCACTTGGGATCAAAGCCAGAAAACGGCTCGAAGAACACGACGATTTTGAAGATCTGATGCTCCTCCGCGAATGCGACACTAATGGTCGCATACCCGGGAGACCGGTCGATTCGCTCGAAAATATGCTGAACTGTCTGCGGCAGTTAGAACAGGAATTGGGTGGATAA
- a CDS encoding tetratricopeptide repeat protein yields the protein MPRIFVSATTKGLKSYRLAVAEKLRSLGHDAVLQDEFPMVHTKIAPMLADQIAPCDAVVLLIGPVFGAKPADWPEDLFWRSYTQLEYDIALEMQKPVFRFIATDDCPLDPYDKAEDPHHYLQVEYVRGMADFLFWTFDSQESLLQSIDKSYLSGFSWHNMPFLPLGSLFKGRNQTLTDLHSTLVKRSVNKAVITANQAIHGLGGVGKTRLAIEYAYRFASEYSARLYVKADTPESLRSNLANLITVLKLDVLPEQQYEAVRHWLRSTARWLLIFDNVDTTKAKDAVDAEVINLTNGHVLITSRMSSWQGVAEEVKLDVLDEQSAVEFLMERTDGKRSKLQTDDADAKQLADDLGFLPLALEQAGAFIATNAISFGTYCERWKKHEDKVLNSKIELLGKYPHNVYTTWSLTFEELSTDGRGLLHTLCWLAPAPIPVEMILKIQNEPNELVIDAEDGIANLVTYSLLSRTEDKRSVSMHRLVQEITEYRLPEEDRLGWLERSLKMVNSFCVGEPHDVRNWQDVYTPARPHLFAITAIADKANLAYPTTRLMNDLSLYLHARFEWTEAELLIRRALEIDEQSFGPDHPNVARILNNLAMLLKDTNRLAEAESLIRRALTIDKNYFGTKHSNVARDLNNLALILEAANRLAEAEPLMRDVINILENLDGKPFSDYTAAINNLAKILQATNRLNEAELQIKLALKIDELNYGPDHPVVAIDLNNLMTLLYETNRLNEAEPLIKRALKIDELNYGPDHPNVARDLNNLAELYKAKNRLCEAEPLCRRALEIWEKKLGEHHPQVATASNNLAQLLQYTKQLTEAEQLYCRALEIWEEALGEHHPQVATALNNLAQLLQDTNRLAEAEPLMRRHLVIFFVFKFRTGHPHPHLQSATQNYTLLLQDMGRTESEIEQALAEVVAEASHKVDSFEQ from the coding sequence ATGCCCAGAATCTTTGTCAGTGCAACCACCAAAGGGTTGAAGTCCTATCGTTTAGCTGTTGCAGAAAAACTTCGCAGCCTTGGCCACGATGCCGTACTTCAAGACGAGTTCCCAATGGTGCATACTAAGATTGCACCCATGCTTGCCGACCAGATAGCCCCCTGTGACGCCGTTGTACTGCTCATCGGCCCGGTATTTGGAGCCAAACCAGCAGACTGGCCAGAGGATCTATTCTGGCGTTCTTACACACAACTGGAATACGACATTGCGCTGGAAATGCAGAAGCCTGTTTTCCGCTTTATCGCCACAGATGATTGTCCACTCGATCCCTACGACAAAGCCGAAGATCCACATCATTATTTGCAAGTAGAGTACGTTCGTGGTATGGCGGACTTTCTCTTCTGGACATTCGATTCACAAGAGAGCCTGCTGCAATCAATCGACAAATCGTACCTCTCCGGGTTTTCCTGGCACAACATGCCGTTCCTGCCGTTAGGTTCGCTGTTTAAAGGTCGCAATCAAACTCTCACAGATTTGCACAGCACTCTCGTGAAAAGGTCTGTAAACAAGGCAGTTATTACGGCAAATCAAGCCATTCACGGCTTGGGTGGTGTCGGCAAAACTCGCCTTGCGATCGAGTATGCCTATCGCTTTGCCAGCGAATACTCAGCGAGACTCTATGTAAAAGCGGACACCCCAGAAAGTCTTCGAAGCAATCTTGCCAACCTTATCACTGTTTTGAAACTAGATGTACTCCCAGAACAACAGTATGAAGCAGTAAGACATTGGCTCCGTTCGACTGCCCGCTGGCTGTTGATCTTTGACAATGTGGACACAACAAAGGCGAAAGATGCCGTTGATGCAGAAGTCATCAATCTTACAAATGGCCATGTATTAATCACTTCGCGAATGAGTAGTTGGCAAGGGGTGGCAGAAGAAGTAAAACTGGATGTTCTTGATGAGCAGTCGGCTGTCGAATTCCTGATGGAACGTACTGATGGAAAGCGAAGTAAGCTGCAAACAGATGATGCCGATGCGAAGCAACTGGCTGATGATCTTGGGTTTTTACCGTTGGCACTGGAACAGGCTGGGGCATTTATCGCCACCAACGCTATCAGTTTTGGGACGTACTGCGAACGCTGGAAGAAGCATGAAGACAAAGTTCTCAACTCAAAAATTGAGTTGCTAGGCAAGTATCCACACAATGTCTACACAACTTGGTCGTTGACGTTTGAGGAACTCAGTACTGATGGCCGTGGATTGCTGCACACCCTTTGTTGGCTCGCCCCAGCACCGATTCCGGTCGAAATGATACTGAAGATTCAGAACGAGCCAAACGAATTGGTCATTGATGCCGAGGACGGGATTGCAAATCTGGTAACATATTCCCTGCTTTCGCGCACTGAAGACAAACGCAGTGTTTCAATGCATCGACTCGTGCAGGAAATCACCGAGTATCGCCTGCCGGAAGAGGATAGACTCGGCTGGCTGGAACGTAGCTTGAAGATGGTGAATAGTTTCTGCGTCGGTGAACCGCACGATGTACGGAATTGGCAAGATGTTTACACACCAGCCCGACCGCACCTATTCGCAATCACCGCTATTGCGGACAAAGCGAACCTCGCTTATCCCACTACTCGATTGATGAATGACTTATCGCTGTATTTGCATGCACGATTCGAGTGGACTGAGGCCGAGCTATTGATAAGAAGGGCACTCGAAATTGATGAACAGAGCTTTGGGCCAGATCACCCCAATGTTGCCAGAATTCTAAACAACCTGGCGATGTTACTGAAGGATACGAATAGGTTGGCTGAGGCCGAATCGCTGATTCGGCGGGCACTCACCATCGATAAAAATTACTTCGGAACCAAACACTCAAACGTCGCTAGAGACCTCAACAACCTGGCTCTGATACTGGAAGCGGCAAACCGTCTAGCCGAGGCAGAGCCACTGATGAGAGACGTGATCAACATCCTTGAAAATCTAGATGGTAAACCATTTTCAGACTATACTGCCGCAATCAACAATCTAGCGAAGATACTGCAAGCGACGAATCGGTTGAATGAAGCTGAACTTCAGATAAAACTGGCCCTGAAAATTGACGAATTGAACTATGGCCCAGACCACCCTGTCGTTGCCATCGATCTGAACAACTTGATGACCTTATTATATGAAACGAATCGCCTGAACGAAGCTGAACCTCTGATAAAACGGGCCCTGAAAATTGACGAACTGAACTATGGCCCAGACCACCCTAATGTCGCCAGAGACCTCAACAACTTGGCTGAGTTATACAAGGCAAAGAACCGGTTGTGTGAGGCGGAGCCGCTCTGTAGACGAGCGTTGGAAATCTGGGAGAAAAAGCTAGGTGAGCATCACCCACAAGTCGCGACAGCTTCGAACAACCTAGCTCAGTTACTGCAATATACCAAACAGCTAACCGAAGCCGAGCAACTCTATTGTCGGGCTCTGGAAATCTGGGAGGAAGCGTTAGGTGAGCATCACCCACAAGTCGCGACAGCTTTGAACAATCTGGCTCAGTTACTGCAGGATACTAATCGGTTGGCCGAGGCCGAGCCGCTGATGCGGCGGCACCTTGTGATCTTCTTCGTCTTCAAATTCCGAACCGGGCACCCGCACCCACATCTGCAATCCGCGACACAGAATTACACCCTCTTGCTCCAAGACATGGGCCGCACTGAATCAGAAATCGAGCAAGCCCTGGCTGAGGTGGTGGCTGAAGCCAGCCATAAAGTTGATTCATTCGAACAGTAA